A single Streptococcus thermophilus DNA region contains:
- a CDS encoding DUF859 domain-containing protein, whose product MVEFWSNNDRGYRIRLWIDQVGQNVQNNTSDVRIRLALLNQWWTFASYQCYGYVDGFGQRLEYSGSPSMLSTNSEIQLIDRTITVSHADDGTGVFGVTAHFNGSGGYSPGNLDIGNQSITLTTIPRGSTVSVTDGVIGNQVDITINRKLGGATHTLRYSWYNKQGEIANNVGTSYKWTIPADFADDIPRSTSGRGTIYVDTYIGGRLIQTQSTTLTASVNADSLKPYFTGFTLTDANATTQRIIPEPTHFVSIMSLVKVTFNGAQPRNGATIDGYYAEIVRANNSITENGGVLREVSVNKDTQMTLRGRVQDSRGIWSDWKEVKITFLFYFSPNLSFEVTRSGSKSDTLTIKRYAKIAPLVVNGSQRNIMKLTFSTVKVGMDNFVVDNGQAGGVWSSISEFNASSANLGNTYPADTSYIVKGKLEDSFSSTEFQDTVPTDRVVMTYDKSGVGIGKYRENGALDVNGDIYANNSPIQQYQLTSNNGSAKWVTNANTIQDAGQYYLFPDAPGNPNKQWGHLFHHSNYGKGSMYKEAIQIFWGNNGQLFFRHHRWSMIIDDWEPWKEFARNDNQNLINTGWQPAGYEGSFYKRVGDVLTVKYNFTGDGGSIAFATIPKEIFTAPQDYMFTISGWSIFNDTDTHAQINDGNSSIWAVGAKNGVIYRGQLTIML is encoded by the coding sequence ATGGTAGAATTTTGGTCAAATAATGACCGTGGGTATCGCATTAGATTGTGGATTGACCAAGTTGGGCAGAATGTTCAAAATAATACGAGCGATGTCCGTATTCGCTTGGCATTGCTTAATCAATGGTGGACGTTCGCAAGTTATCAATGTTATGGCTATGTCGATGGGTTTGGTCAACGGCTTGAATATTCAGGAAGTCCTTCAATGCTGTCCACAAATTCAGAAATACAGCTTATTGATCGCACGATTACCGTTAGCCATGCAGATGACGGAACTGGTGTTTTTGGCGTAACCGCTCACTTCAATGGTTCGGGTGGATACAGTCCAGGGAATCTAGATATTGGTAACCAAAGTATAACACTGACGACGATTCCAAGAGGGAGCACAGTAAGTGTTACGGATGGGGTTATTGGAAATCAAGTAGATATCACTATTAACCGAAAACTAGGCGGAGCTACGCACACATTACGTTATTCTTGGTACAACAAACAAGGTGAAATTGCTAACAACGTAGGGACATCTTACAAATGGACAATCCCAGCAGATTTTGCTGATGACATACCAAGATCTACCTCTGGCCGAGGTACTATATACGTTGATACCTACATTGGTGGCAGGTTAATTCAGACACAATCGACCACGTTAACGGCAAGCGTTAACGCAGACAGTCTGAAACCGTACTTCACAGGATTTACTTTAACGGACGCAAATGCAACGACTCAAAGGATAATTCCAGAGCCAACACATTTCGTGTCCATAATGTCGCTTGTGAAAGTTACATTCAACGGAGCGCAGCCCCGAAACGGGGCTACAATAGATGGGTACTATGCTGAAATCGTTAGGGCAAATAATTCTATTACAGAAAACGGCGGGGTGTTGCGTGAGGTATCTGTCAATAAAGACACTCAAATGACATTAAGAGGGAGAGTTCAAGACTCTCGTGGGATTTGGTCTGATTGGAAAGAGGTTAAAATAACTTTTCTATTTTATTTCAGCCCAAATCTAAGCTTTGAAGTTACCAGAAGTGGCTCAAAGTCGGACACACTAACGATTAAGAGATACGCTAAAATAGCCCCGCTAGTTGTCAATGGTTCTCAAAGGAATATCATGAAACTTACTTTTTCAACTGTTAAAGTTGGAATGGATAACTTTGTTGTTGACAACGGGCAGGCAGGCGGTGTATGGTCAAGTATTTCAGAGTTTAACGCATCTAGTGCTAATCTAGGAAACACATACCCAGCCGATACTTCTTACATAGTCAAAGGAAAACTAGAAGATAGTTTTTCAAGCACAGAGTTTCAGGACACAGTACCAACTGATAGGGTTGTTATGACCTATGATAAAAGCGGTGTCGGCATTGGGAAATATAGAGAGAATGGAGCGCTTGACGTCAACGGTGACATTTATGCTAATAATAGCCCAATCCAGCAGTACCAGCTAACTAGTAATAATGGATCTGCGAAATGGGTAACCAATGCAAATACCATACAAGACGCTGGACAATATTACCTATTCCCAGATGCCCCAGGAAACCCCAACAAACAGTGGGGTCATCTATTCCATCACAGCAACTATGGAAAAGGTAGCATGTATAAAGAAGCTATTCAGATTTTTTGGGGGAACAACGGCCAACTATTCTTCAGGCATCACCGATGGTCGATGATAATTGACGATTGGGAGCCGTGGAAGGAATTTGCAAGAAACGATAATCAAAATCTAATTAACACGGGCTGGCAACCAGCAGGATATGAAGGCAGCTTTTACAAGCGCGTTGGAGATGTTCTGACAGTTAAATATAATTTTACGGGGGATGGGGGTAGTATTGCCTTTGCAACGATACCGAAAGAAATCTTTACAGCCCCACAAGATTACATGTTTACCATTTCTGGTTGGTCTATCTTTAACGATACTGACACTCACGCTCAAATTAACGATGGAAATAGCTCTATTTGGGCAGTTGGTGCTAAAAACGGTGTTATATATCGAGGT